In Mucilaginibacter celer, one DNA window encodes the following:
- a CDS encoding DUF3820 family protein gives MENITPNPQVLIDIVQTRMPYGKYKGTIIADIPISYLEWMAGKGFTKDKLGMLLSTTFEIKTNGLSEILFMVKKNLAQANKGSK, from the coding sequence GTGGAAAACATTACACCCAACCCGCAGGTATTAATTGATATTGTACAAACCCGCATGCCTTACGGTAAGTATAAAGGCACTATTATTGCCGATATCCCTATCAGTTATTTAGAGTGGATGGCCGGCAAAGGATTTACCAAAGACAAGCTGGGCATGCTGCTTTCAACTACGTTCGAGATCAAAACCAATGGCCTAAGCGAGATTTTGTTTATGGTGAAGAAAAACCTTGCCCAGGCAAATAAAGGTTCAAAGTAA
- the corA gene encoding magnesium/cobalt transporter CorA, with protein sequence MNGMKRLRFKKHKRAGEVGDRPGMIRVAEDALKPIISAYSYNKDELVTCEGRDIKAVLKQLNKCDNHTHWIKINGLGDASLIEQIGEHCSINALVLEDIANTHQRPKFDEYDEYAFCTSRIVHFSKEGEIVNCQFSAIIKDNIIISFEEDHDDNRFEAVKARLKAGKGSIRTAGPGYMCYALTDTIIDNYFVLLAEIGDHLDALEDKLYLSADKTIMFNAQQLKRTLIVVRRASWPERDKINDMIRSESPLITPEVKLYLRDAYDHCIQAMDLIENYKEVTSSIIDLYLSMVSNRMNEIMKVLTIISVIFIPLTFIAGIYGMNFARQDDKGHIIPDNMPELYWHHGYIYAIVFMLLIAVVQIFVFWKKGWFNRL encoded by the coding sequence ATGAACGGGATGAAGCGTTTACGCTTTAAAAAACACAAGCGTGCAGGCGAAGTTGGCGACAGGCCAGGCATGATCAGGGTGGCCGAAGATGCCCTGAAGCCTATAATATCAGCTTATTCGTACAATAAAGATGAACTTGTAACCTGCGAAGGCCGGGATATTAAAGCTGTTTTAAAGCAATTAAACAAATGCGATAACCATACCCACTGGATAAAAATAAACGGACTGGGCGATGCATCATTAATTGAACAGATTGGCGAGCATTGCAGCATCAACGCGTTGGTTCTGGAGGATATTGCCAACACCCACCAGCGGCCAAAGTTTGATGAGTACGATGAATATGCCTTTTGTACCAGTCGTATAGTTCATTTCAGTAAAGAGGGTGAGATTGTTAACTGCCAGTTTTCGGCTATCATTAAAGATAACATCATCATCAGTTTTGAGGAGGATCATGACGATAATCGTTTTGAGGCTGTAAAAGCACGATTAAAAGCTGGCAAAGGTTCTATCCGCACGGCTGGTCCGGGTTACATGTGTTATGCGCTTACCGATACCATTATTGATAACTATTTTGTGTTGCTGGCCGAAATTGGCGACCACCTTGATGCGCTTGAAGACAAGCTTTACCTGAGTGCCGATAAAACCATTATGTTTAATGCCCAGCAACTGAAGCGCACCCTTATTGTGGTACGCCGCGCCAGCTGGCCCGAGCGGGACAAGATCAATGATATGATCCGGTCGGAAAGTCCGCTGATTACGCCTGAGGTGAAACTTTACCTGCGCGATGCTTATGACCATTGCATCCAGGCTATGGATTTGATTGAGAATTATAAGGAGGTTACTTCAAGTATTATCGATCTGTACCTATCGATGGTAAGCAACCGCATGAACGAGATTATGAAGGTGCTCACCATTATCTCGGTAATTTTTATCCCTCTTACTTTTATAGCAGGTATTTACGGGATGAACTTTGCCCGGCAGGATGACAAAGGGCATATCATTCCGGATAATATGCCCGAGCTTTACTGGCATCATGGGTATATTTATGCCATTGTATTTATGCTGCTGATAGCCGTTGTACAGATATTTGTGTTTTGGAAAAAAGGATGGTTTAACAGGCTTTGA
- a CDS encoding WbqC family protein yields MNTNIKYMIEKGAVLPMFYLPPIEYFVQLNTYKPDILIEREEHFPKQTYRNRANIYTPDGVLALVVPVIKGSKNHTVVKDVKISYDFRWQRLHWQSLQACYRRSAYFEYYENDFAPFYEKQFEFLFDYNQELFNLLLKLTKIKTEITYTDEYKADYANLHDFRHAIHPKKETEMQQKPYFQVFEDRQGFKKNLSIVDLLFNQGPQTINYL; encoded by the coding sequence TTGAACACAAACATAAAATATATGATTGAAAAAGGTGCTGTGTTACCCATGTTTTATCTTCCGCCGATAGAGTATTTTGTACAGTTAAACACGTACAAGCCTGATATACTGATAGAAAGAGAAGAGCATTTTCCTAAACAAACTTACCGCAACCGGGCAAACATTTATACCCCCGATGGCGTACTGGCCCTGGTGGTACCCGTTATAAAAGGTTCAAAGAACCATACCGTTGTAAAAGATGTAAAAATAAGTTACGATTTCAGGTGGCAGCGCCTGCACTGGCAAAGCCTTCAGGCCTGTTACCGCCGCTCGGCTTATTTTGAATATTATGAAAACGACTTCGCGCCGTTTTATGAAAAACAATTTGAGTTTTTATTTGATTATAACCAGGAGCTTTTCAACCTGCTGCTAAAGCTCACTAAAATAAAAACAGAAATAACGTACACGGATGAGTACAAAGCTGATTACGCCAACCTGCACGATTTTCGGCATGCTATTCACCCTAAAAAAGAAACGGAGATGCAGCAGAAACCCTATTTCCAGGTGTTTGAAGACCGTCAGGGCTTTAAAAAGAACCTAAGCATTGTGGATTTGCTGTTTAACCAGGGACCGCAAACCATAAACTATTTGTAA
- a CDS encoding lysophospholipid acyltransferase family protein, with amino-acid sequence MIKKGLDKLGILILYLISLLPFWFLYILSDISFVIIYHLVHYRRDVVQQNLRNAFPEKSEKERQDIERKYYRYLSDLMVETIKMITVSEKQMRKRVVATNSDLVFEYFEKGKSIIAVAGHYCNWEMAALNFNFVTDKRFMIVYKPLTNKTFNDFFIEIRSRFGGQPIAMKQTLRKMIEYRKELTVSVLVGDQTPVMSEVNYFTNFLNQPTAVFLGIEKIAKTIDAAVVFYDMRRVKRGYYEYTLIPLTETPKQTAEYEITVMHVQYLEKVIRREPQYWLWSHRRWKFKPEDLHR; translated from the coding sequence ATGATAAAAAAGGGTCTTGATAAGTTAGGTATATTAATTTTATATCTGATCTCGCTGCTTCCCTTTTGGTTTTTATATATTTTATCCGATATTTCATTCGTTATCATCTATCACCTGGTGCATTACCGCCGGGATGTGGTACAGCAAAATCTTCGTAACGCTTTCCCCGAAAAATCAGAAAAAGAGCGCCAGGATATCGAACGTAAATACTACCGCTATCTTTCCGATTTGATGGTGGAAACTATTAAGATGATCACCGTATCAGAAAAGCAGATGCGCAAAAGGGTAGTGGCTACCAACTCCGATTTGGTTTTTGAATATTTTGAAAAAGGTAAAAGCATTATAGCAGTGGCCGGTCATTATTGCAACTGGGAAATGGCGGCGCTTAACTTTAATTTTGTTACCGATAAGCGCTTTATGATTGTTTACAAGCCGCTTACCAATAAAACGTTTAATGATTTTTTTATCGAGATCCGTTCGCGTTTTGGTGGCCAACCGATAGCCATGAAGCAAACCTTGCGCAAAATGATCGAGTATCGCAAGGAGCTTACCGTAAGTGTTTTGGTGGGCGACCAAACCCCGGTAATGAGCGAAGTAAACTATTTTACCAATTTTTTAAACCAGCCAACAGCGGTTTTTCTTGGGATTGAAAAAATTGCCAAAACTATTGATGCAGCCGTTGTTTTTTACGACATGCGCCGGGTAAAACGCGGATATTATGAATATACGCTGATACCCTTAACAGAAACGCCTAAACAAACAGCCGAATACGAAATAACTGTTATGCACGTGCAATATTTGGAAAAAGTGATCAGGAGGGAACCACAGTACTGGCTATGGTCGCACAGGAGGTGGAAGTTTAAGCCGGAGGATTTACATAGATGA
- a CDS encoding glycosyltransferase family 2 protein, translating into MTHKPKVAVVILNWNGLKYLKQFLPSVLASTWPNLDIVMGDNASSDDSVAFMRENYPSVRIIQNDKNYGFTGGYNRVLAQVEADYYILLNSDVEVTPNWIEPVIELMESDSLIAAAAPKIRSYAQKEYFEHAGAAGGFIDKHGYPFCRGRIFYELEKDNGQYDESGEVFWASGASLFIKKQVWDESGGFDEGFFAHMEEIDLCWRLKNMGYKVMYCAKSTIYHVGGGTLNAENPFKTYLNFRNNLLLIKKNLPFWRAFYVISLRFIMDLLALFRFLMEGKRKDAWAVSRAHQSIVVSLFKKAKGERLKPKGVAEPNTKGIFKASIVWAFFVKKKTRFTDLDPSEL; encoded by the coding sequence ATGACCCATAAACCCAAAGTTGCTGTAGTTATTTTAAACTGGAACGGCCTAAAATATCTTAAACAATTCCTCCCCTCGGTTTTAGCATCTACCTGGCCCAACCTGGATATTGTGATGGGTGATAATGCTTCGTCGGATGATTCCGTTGCTTTTATGCGCGAGAATTATCCATCCGTAAGGATCATTCAAAACGATAAAAATTACGGGTTTACGGGCGGCTACAACCGGGTGCTGGCGCAGGTGGAGGCCGATTACTACATCCTGCTTAATTCGGATGTAGAGGTAACCCCAAATTGGATTGAGCCCGTTATCGAATTGATGGAAAGCGATAGCCTGATAGCTGCCGCTGCTCCTAAAATACGCTCATACGCGCAAAAAGAATATTTTGAGCATGCCGGTGCGGCCGGTGGCTTTATTGATAAGCATGGCTACCCGTTTTGCCGCGGTCGTATTTTTTACGAGCTGGAAAAAGACAATGGACAGTACGATGAATCGGGCGAGGTTTTCTGGGCTTCCGGGGCATCGCTATTCATCAAAAAACAGGTATGGGATGAATCGGGCGGCTTTGACGAAGGTTTCTTCGCCCACATGGAAGAGATCGACCTTTGCTGGCGGTTGAAAAATATGGGTTATAAGGTGATGTACTGTGCGAAATCAACCATTTACCATGTTGGCGGAGGAACGCTCAATGCAGAAAATCCATTTAAAACTTATCTTAACTTCAGGAACAACCTATTGCTTATTAAAAAGAACCTGCCATTTTGGAGGGCGTTCTACGTTATCAGTCTCCGTTTTATAATGGACCTGCTGGCCTTGTTTCGCTTTTTAATGGAAGGTAAACGCAAAGATGCCTGGGCAGTGAGCCGCGCGCACCAAAGCATTGTGGTAAGCCTTTTTAAGAAGGCAAAAGGCGAAAGGTTAAAGCCGAAAGGTGTTGCCGAGCCAAACACTAAAGGCATTTTCAAGGCCAGTATTGTTTGGGCTTTCTTTGTTAAAAAGAAAACCCGTTTTACTGATCTTGATCCTTCGGAGCTTTAG
- a CDS encoding mechanosensitive ion channel family protein: MNKIFRVAAFSVLFFSMLFSLTASAQTKKKKTHSVRDSLRAAILARDSVMRSLKRSDTSVNNLLQKVEYYTSAFNQIKANLSKKLDTLEISTKLTSYERRIILIKSLIDNDKSSTLRYLYTIRDILTRSDDQLDIWQEQLADINSKLTQNQNDLDAISKDSVLKILPADSSLATTYLIQKIAIDSKYHRLDTTNKKVTVKVGLLQNRVSAVYISVLDMKDQIDSKIRDFSERAVSQEFNNIWAMEADEGNNFGTATKATSDMNIKLFNFFIGRDILIHISGLILLFAFFAWVRTSRRRILRDNESADDVLSQANYVVKHPFVSSLIVTFTLLPNFYDHPPVVVLETFFGILMLAILYLVKKACPATMFRYLAAIFAITFVYSLSNLYIQVTIIDRVTILVLALAACVVSIRFLQQVRKAKDEYLPYTAFILKAFIFLQAVSFLCNVFGRVSLAKIIGVTTMYNLWLALAMYYIVHIVMEALFLQLEAGKNSNNLTSFIDYKLLKNKFRSVLSVLVTLLWLVMLTQNLSIEDTVFDFLGNFLTKNRSIGGTNTQFTFQSVIIFVAVIWLSSIASKIISYLYDVSAKHANDIDVAKKKNRTSTLLIRIGVIALGFFLAVAASGVPIDKITIIISAFGIGIGFGLQNIVNNLVSGLILAFEKPIQVGDIIEVDSRSGTIMDIGIRASKIATSDGAEVIIPNGDLISHHVINWTLSNNNRRVELLVSAAYGSDIEQVKEILLNLLRGHEGIMTEPAPSVFVHSVSETSVDFRVFFWADDINTWLGLRSRVLVSVHDEFSKAGIEIPSTRKDIKIVWPDNMPPIKIDGALVSEAKPEKDQTKKHTKAPKDQDQ; this comes from the coding sequence ATGAACAAAATATTCAGAGTTGCCGCGTTTAGCGTGTTGTTTTTTTCGATGTTGTTTAGTTTAACAGCATCGGCACAAACCAAAAAGAAAAAAACACACTCCGTACGCGACTCCCTGCGGGCAGCCATCCTTGCCCGCGATTCGGTGATGCGCTCGCTTAAGCGCTCAGATACCTCGGTGAATAACCTGCTTCAAAAAGTTGAATATTATACATCTGCTTTTAACCAGATTAAGGCCAACCTGTCTAAAAAGCTCGATACGTTAGAAATCAGCACCAAACTCACCTCGTATGAAAGGCGGATCATCCTCATCAAATCATTAATTGATAACGATAAATCGAGCACTTTAAGGTACCTGTACACCATCCGCGATATCCTTACCCGCAGCGATGATCAGCTGGATATATGGCAGGAACAACTGGCCGATATCAACAGTAAATTAACTCAAAATCAAAATGATCTGGATGCTATTTCGAAGGATAGTGTTTTGAAAATCCTCCCTGCCGATAGCTCACTTGCCACAACTTATCTAATTCAAAAAATAGCTATTGATAGCAAATACCACCGCCTGGATACCACCAATAAAAAAGTAACTGTAAAAGTAGGTTTGCTGCAAAACCGGGTTTCGGCGGTTTATATTTCGGTGCTTGATATGAAAGATCAGATCGATTCGAAGATCAGGGATTTCAGCGAGCGGGCCGTTTCGCAGGAGTTTAATAATATTTGGGCGATGGAAGCCGATGAGGGGAACAATTTCGGAACAGCCACAAAGGCAACGAGTGATATGAATATTAAGCTATTCAACTTTTTCATCGGGCGCGATATTCTTATCCATATCTCGGGTTTGATTTTATTGTTTGCCTTTTTTGCCTGGGTACGCACCAGCAGGCGCAGAATATTGCGGGACAATGAATCGGCCGATGATGTTTTAAGTCAGGCGAATTATGTGGTGAAACATCCCTTCGTATCATCGCTCATTGTAACTTTTACCCTGTTACCCAATTTTTACGATCATCCGCCCGTAGTTGTGCTTGAAACTTTCTTCGGTATTCTGATGCTGGCCATCCTCTACCTTGTTAAAAAGGCTTGTCCGGCAACTATGTTCAGATATTTGGCTGCCATTTTTGCCATCACTTTTGTTTACAGCCTAAGTAATTTGTATATCCAGGTAACCATTATTGATAGGGTGACTATTCTTGTTTTAGCGTTGGCGGCCTGTGTAGTTAGCATCAGGTTTTTGCAACAGGTGCGCAAGGCTAAGGATGAGTACCTCCCTTACACCGCTTTTATATTAAAGGCTTTCATCTTTCTGCAGGCCGTGTCGTTTTTATGCAACGTATTTGGCCGGGTGAGCCTGGCTAAAATTATTGGGGTTACCACCATGTATAACCTTTGGCTGGCGCTGGCTATGTATTATATAGTGCATATCGTGATGGAGGCCCTGTTTTTGCAACTGGAAGCCGGCAAAAACAGCAATAATCTTACTTCATTTATCGATTACAAATTACTCAAAAACAAATTCAGGAGTGTATTAAGCGTTTTGGTTACCCTGCTATGGCTGGTAATGCTTACCCAAAACCTTAGCATTGAAGATACGGTTTTTGATTTCCTTGGCAATTTTCTTACCAAAAACCGCAGTATAGGTGGCACCAATACACAATTCACCTTTCAAAGCGTAATTATATTTGTCGCCGTGATCTGGCTCTCGTCCATCGCTTCAAAAATTATCAGTTACCTGTACGATGTATCGGCCAAACACGCCAACGATATTGATGTGGCCAAGAAAAAAAACCGCACCTCTACCCTGCTCATCCGCATTGGCGTCATCGCTTTGGGCTTCTTTCTGGCAGTTGCGGCATCAGGTGTCCCTATCGATAAAATCACAATCATTATCTCAGCATTTGGTATCGGTATCGGTTTTGGTTTGCAGAATATTGTAAACAACCTGGTATCGGGCCTTATTCTCGCTTTTGAAAAACCGATACAGGTAGGTGATATTATAGAGGTAGACAGTCGCTCGGGTACAATTATGGACATCGGTATCAGGGCCAGTAAAATCGCTACATCCGATGGCGCGGAGGTGATTATCCCCAACGGCGATTTGATATCGCACCACGTAATTAACTGGACGCTAAGCAACAACAACCGCCGCGTTGAACTGCTGGTAAGTGCGGCCTACGGCTCGGATATTGAGCAGGTAAAAGAAATACTGCTTAACTTGCTGCGCGGCCACGAAGGTATTATGACAGAGCCCGCCCCTTCTGTATTTGTACATAGCGTTAGCGAAACTTCGGTTGATTTCAGGGTGTTTTTCTGGGCTGATGACATTAATACGTGGCTTGGGCTCAGGAGCCGGGTATTGGTGAGTGTTCACGATGAATTTAGCAAAGCAGGTATAGAAATTCCATCTACCAGGAAAGACATAAAAATTGTTTGGCCCGACAATATGCCACCTATAAAAATAGACGGCGCGTTGGTATCAGAAGCTAAACCAGAAAAAGATCAGACTAAAAAGCACACTAAAGCTCCGAAGGATCAAGATCAGTAA
- the aroQ gene encoding type II 3-dehydroquinate dehydratase, giving the protein MKIQIINGPNLNLLGVREKSIYGDASFETYLETLRARFANISIDYYQSNIEGEIINKLHEIGFGYDGIVMNAGAYTHTSIAIADAIAAINTPVIEVHISNVHKREEFRHKSMIAANCKGVIAGFGMDSYRLALEHFIL; this is encoded by the coding sequence ATGAAGATACAAATTATCAACGGCCCAAATTTGAACCTGTTAGGCGTTCGCGAAAAATCCATTTATGGCGATGCCAGTTTTGAAACCTACCTCGAAACTCTTCGCGCCCGTTTTGCCAACATCAGTATCGATTATTACCAAAGTAATATCGAAGGCGAAATTATAAATAAACTGCATGAAATTGGCTTCGGTTACGATGGTATTGTGATGAATGCCGGCGCGTATACCCATACTTCTATCGCCATTGCCGATGCTATCGCCGCTATCAATACGCCGGTTATAGAGGTGCATATTTCTAACGTGCATAAACGTGAAGAATTCAGGCATAAATCAATGATTGCCGCTAATTGCAAAGGGGTTATTGCCGGTTTTGGGATGGATAGTTACCGTTTGGCGTTGGAGCATTTTATTTTGTGA
- the xerD gene encoding site-specific tyrosine recombinase XerD: MDWRSAIKGFQAYLRLEKSMSANSVEAYSRDIEKLYQFSESREVKLKPETITLTNLRDFIVWVVEIGMIPSSQARILSGCKAFFKYLLMENMISIDPSELLEAPKIRRTLPDTLSFHEINSIIAAIDLSKPEGPRNKAIFETMYGSGLRVSEAVDLKLSNLYLDIEFIKVTGKGNKERLVPIGTEAIKALKIWIEQVRVHTPIKKGQEDYVFLNRRGAKLTRQMIFLTLKSLAATVGIKKKISPHTLRHSFATHLVEGGADLRAVQEMLGHESITTTEIYTHLDREYLKSTISQFHPRS, encoded by the coding sequence TTGGATTGGCGTTCGGCAATAAAAGGTTTCCAGGCATATCTCCGGTTAGAGAAATCCATGTCGGCTAATTCGGTCGAGGCCTATAGCCGCGACATTGAAAAGCTATACCAGTTTTCCGAATCGCGTGAGGTTAAACTAAAACCGGAAACCATCACGCTAACCAACCTGCGCGATTTTATCGTATGGGTGGTTGAAATTGGCATGATCCCATCGTCGCAGGCGCGGATCTTATCGGGTTGCAAGGCGTTTTTTAAATACCTGCTGATGGAGAACATGATCAGCATCGATCCGTCCGAATTGTTGGAGGCGCCCAAAATAAGGCGCACTTTGCCGGATACCTTAAGCTTTCATGAGATTAACAGCATCATTGCCGCTATCGATCTGTCGAAACCCGAGGGGCCACGTAATAAAGCCATATTCGAAACCATGTACGGCTCCGGTCTCCGTGTATCCGAAGCCGTCGATTTGAAATTATCCAATCTGTACCTCGATATCGAATTTATAAAAGTAACCGGCAAAGGCAATAAGGAGCGTTTGGTGCCCATTGGCACGGAGGCCATCAAAGCGCTGAAAATATGGATTGAGCAGGTACGTGTGCACACCCCGATAAAAAAAGGGCAGGAAGACTATGTTTTTTTAAACCGGCGCGGAGCGAAGCTTACCCGGCAGATGATATTTTTGACCTTGAAAAGTCTTGCAGCTACGGTTGGCATTAAAAAGAAGATAAGTCCGCATACGCTAAGGCATTCTTTTGCTACACATCTGGTTGAGGGCGGGGCAGATTTGCGTGCGGTGCAGGAAATGTTAGGGCATGAGAGTATTACCACTACAGAGATCTATACCCATTTGGATAGGGAATATTTAAAAAGTACAATAAGCCAGTTCCATCCGCGGTCTTGA
- the prmC gene encoding peptide chain release factor N(5)-glutamine methyltransferase, translating to MMKIKDVFEDYRKQINDVYDANENEAITLLAIAEITGMSNASIKAFPDRILSEEQVERAKSVLAELKTGKPIQYIFGITEFYGLPFKVNPYVLIPRPETEELVEWIISSVGSWQLAVGSNQAQKTILDIGTGSGCIAISLKKNLSEADVSAIDISKGALETAKSNAELNKVVVNFIEADILNVESEIEIPKFDIIVSNPPYVTLEDKKQMHTNVTDFEPYTALFVPEDDPLLFYRAIADFALGNLNPGGQLFFEINESLGKETVQLLADKGFKNIELRKDMSGRDRMIFAGWQF from the coding sequence ATGATGAAGATTAAGGATGTTTTTGAAGATTACCGTAAACAGATAAACGACGTGTACGATGCCAATGAAAATGAGGCTATTACCCTGCTTGCTATTGCCGAAATTACAGGTATGTCGAACGCATCTATCAAAGCCTTCCCCGATAGGATATTGAGCGAAGAACAGGTCGAGCGGGCGAAAAGCGTACTTGCCGAACTAAAGACCGGCAAGCCCATCCAATATATTTTCGGCATAACCGAATTTTATGGCCTGCCGTTTAAAGTTAACCCCTATGTGCTCATCCCCCGGCCCGAAACAGAAGAGTTAGTGGAGTGGATTATTTCATCAGTTGGCAGTTGGCAGTTAGCAGTTGGCAGTAACCAAGCGCAGAAAACTATACTGGATATTGGCACCGGCAGCGGTTGTATCGCTATCAGCCTGAAAAAGAATTTATCTGAGGCTGATGTTTCCGCTATCGATATTTCGAAAGGTGCTTTGGAAACGGCTAAAAGTAATGCTGAGTTGAATAAGGTAGTGGTTAATTTTATTGAGGCTGATATCCTGAATGTAGAGTCCGAAATCGAAATTCCCAAATTCGATATTATCGTAAGCAATCCACCGTACGTTACCCTTGAGGATAAAAAGCAGATGCATACCAATGTAACAGATTTTGAGCCGTATACTGCTTTGTTTGTGCCCGAGGATGATCCGTTGCTGTTTTATCGGGCTATTGCTGATTTTGCATTAGGGAATTTAAATCCTGGTGGGCAATTGTTTTTTGAGATAAATGAAAGCTTGGGCAAGGAAACTGTTCAATTACTGGCTGATAAAGGGTTTAAGAATATTGAATTGAGGAAGGATATGAGCGGCAGGGATAGAATGATTTTTGCAGGTTGGCAGTTTTGA
- the ribD gene encoding bifunctional diaminohydroxyphosphoribosylaminopyrimidine deaminase/5-amino-6-(5-phosphoribosylamino)uracil reductase RibD, producing MVEHEKYMRRCLELAQLGAGYVSPNPIVGAVVVNDGKIIGEGYHRKYGQAHAEVNAIAQVTQRFDNHAELLKNSTIYVSLEPCAHYGKTPPCADLIIKHHIPNVVVGCRDPFPQVDGKGIEKLQRSGIEVITGVLEEECRWLNRRFFTKVQKHRPYIILKWAQTQDGFFAPADGSQFWITGEEARKLVHKWRSEEDAILVGKNTVLADNPQLNTRYWDGPSPKRVVIDRRLELDKGLNVFDNSAETLIFNEVKFDVDGNNKYIALEDFERFVPQYILYQLYLQDVQSVIIEGGAHTLNTFIEAGLWDEARVFTGNKVLTKGIKAPQITGILATEDTVGADRLQLFYHKPAI from the coding sequence ATGGTTGAACATGAAAAATATATGCGCCGCTGTTTGGAACTTGCCCAATTAGGCGCGGGTTATGTTAGCCCGAACCCCATTGTTGGCGCAGTGGTAGTAAATGATGGCAAAATAATAGGCGAGGGCTATCACCGTAAATACGGCCAGGCCCATGCCGAGGTAAATGCCATTGCCCAGGTTACCCAACGTTTTGATAACCATGCCGAACTGCTTAAAAACTCAACCATATATGTTTCGTTAGAGCCCTGTGCGCATTACGGCAAAACGCCACCCTGCGCCGATCTGATCATTAAACATCACATCCCCAATGTTGTGGTAGGCTGCCGTGACCCGTTCCCACAGGTAGATGGCAAAGGCATCGAAAAATTGCAGCGTTCTGGTATTGAAGTAATTACCGGAGTTTTAGAAGAAGAATGCCGCTGGCTTAATCGCCGTTTTTTTACCAAAGTGCAAAAGCATCGGCCCTATATTATATTAAAATGGGCGCAAACCCAGGACGGCTTTTTTGCCCCGGCCGATGGCAGCCAATTCTGGATAACCGGCGAGGAAGCCCGCAAGCTGGTACACAAATGGCGCAGCGAGGAAGATGCCATACTGGTAGGCAAGAACACCGTACTGGCCGATAACCCGCAATTAAACACCCGCTACTGGGATGGCCCATCGCCAAAACGTGTGGTGATTGACCGCAGACTGGAATTGGATAAGGGGTTAAATGTTTTCGATAACTCTGCAGAAACCCTGATATTTAATGAGGTTAAGTTTGATGTGGACGGGAACAACAAATACATAGCACTTGAAGATTTTGAGCGCTTTGTGCCGCAATATATTTTGTACCAGTTATACCTGCAGGATGTGCAGTCGGTTATTATCGAGGGTGGCGCGCATACACTTAATACCTTTATCGAAGCCGGGCTTTGGGATGAAGCCAGGGTGTTTACAGGTAACAAAGTTTTAACAAAGGGTATAAAAGCACCGCAAATAACAGGTATACTTGCAACCGAAGACACCGTGGGTGCCGACCGCCTGCAATTATTTTATCATAAACCTGCTATATAA